TTGGTGATGGCGCCCTGCTGGGATAGCCGGTGAGAGCCGATGGCCATGGTCACCGACAGCACCGTGGGCATGGCGATCGGGATGCCCCCGATCAGGAGGACCAGCAGGTTGTTGATGCCGTCCCTGTAGCGGCGGCGCTGGATCGGATACATGACGATGACTTCGACGAGAATGCCCGAGGCGATGGAGCAGATGCAGAAGTTGCCAATGGCGGTGAGCACCTTCTGAAAGTGCCCCACCTCGTTGGTGATGTCGACGAGGTGTGCCGCCTTGCCGAAGAAGGTGCGGACGCCGGTGGAGATGACGACGGCCTCGATCTCCCCCTGCTTGCACGTGGAACCGGAGTAGACCTCGTCGCCCGGGTGCTTGCTCACCGGCATCGACTCCCCGGTTAATGCGGATTGGTCGACCCGGAGGGGGTCTCCCTCGAGGAGCCGGGCGTCGGCGGGCACGATGTCGCCGAGCTTGATGCTGATGACGTCGCCGGGCACGAGAATCTCAGCCTCCACCTCCTGCCACCGGCCGTCCCTCAGCGCCTGATAAGAGATGCGGACGAAGATCATCGCAAAGTAGATTGCTTTGGGGAAAGAGACGAGACGAGGGCTTGCCTTCGCTTTGGGGGCGAGTTGACTCATGAGGGCGGCGGCGGCGTTGCCCGCGTTGTTCTCCTCGATGAAGCTGATGGTGGAGTTAATCAGAAGAAGCATGACGATTCCGACGAAGTCCTGCCAGTCCGGCGGCTCCCCGTTGCCGTTCGCCAGGGCGATGGCCATGACGGCGGCCATCTCCATGACCCACGAAAGCGGGTTCCACATGAAGCCCAAGAATTTGAGGATCTTGCTCTCCTGCAGCCCATAAATCCCTCCTGCGATCAGCACCAGCTAGCTAGCGCTACGATTAATCGAAAGGAGGAGGCGAAAGGAACCACCTTTTTCTCCTCGAGCTTGTTGAGGTCGAAGATTTTGAGCCGGCTCTGAGCTTCCACGGAGCTGAGCCCCTCCCTCGTGCATTTGAGCCGCTCGAACACCTCCTCGATCGGGATGCGCTCCTGCAACCACAAGCACCCGTAAGAAAAAGCTGCGACTTTCATTCGATCGATCGACGGCCATGGCTAGCTTTTCCGGAGATTCTCGTGACCGACGGCGCCGCGTGAATCGACGGCGTAAAGCCACCCCATCTGCTCGTGATTGCCAGTTTAAAGCAGAGCCAGCGACACCGCGAACCAAATCAATGCCACCGGTCCGTACGTGACATTTATAATTAAAGTGTTTTTAAAGTGATCAAAAaagaacaattttttttaaaaaaaaactattattattattattaagaaCTCATCATTGGTTATGCTTACTTTGACGGAAGGATTGCTTGCTAGCTAATGAAAGCGACGAGAGAGATAGAATCAAATGTTTTAGAATCCTTTCGTTTCCTCTACTTCTTCAATCTTACAGAATAACACTTAATTGTATCGAAGAACGAGAAAAGATAGAGGAAACTATCACTTTATGGATTACCAAATCAACGGTCTCGTCCTTGATAGCCTCCAAGCTTCTTGCATCACCCATCGATCTTTGCCGCacttcgaagaagaagaagacgacgacgaTGGTGAAGGAGAACGAGGGAGAGAAGGGCAGCGAAGCAACTATTCACCGAGCCTTATTTATAGTCCGCCGTACTCGGCGCCAAGGATCGCCTACTTCATCCAGGACAGGGTTCCTCCTTTTGTATTCCATAACGAAACAGCGAATCGCGTGAGTCTTACTTATGCCGTCCATCCGCGCGGTGTATGTTCCGGCGGACAATTGGCAGTTACTTCCGTTATAGAGCAGGAATATGCTCGCAGCGCTGCAAGGTGGATAGATCTTGCCCGTTCGTTTACGGGGGGGTCTTACGGATGCCGTCCATCCTGATCCTGATGCGTTAAATGTGGTGACGTTGGGATCTGTGCGGGACACGCGGTCGACGTATAGTTTATATTTGGAGAACGCGAAGATTCTCTGCGGATcaacggattctgcgggaaagaATATTCAGGTATAGTTGGAGTGGTGGATGGGCAAAGGATAGATTCTGATGGGAATTGTATAACAAAATTACttttttattaagattgtcacaaTAATATTAGACCAATTATTTCAACTAATATTAcactaattttaattaagtaatttTCGAACTATTAAAATATTTGTGATAAAACCttttgtaataataataataataatatgataatttaaaaaaaaaatcttaataaatcattaaatatttttcttGTTCATCTAACTTTATCATGTATCTATGGAAGAGTTTAAATATTAGTTGAAAAGGAGTTGATCCTTTGTCCTTAATTTTTATATCTTCTCTGTCCTATTTATCAATCCGATGAATTAAATTATATCTCAAAAATATTATACACGTTAAGAGAGATATTATACGCATCTCAAGAATATCACGACCGTCCGATCAATAAAAAGACATGAGGACACATGAGTTCGAGATAGAGGATCTGAACTCTTATGAgttcgggacagaggatccgaactttCAGAAGAGTTCGGATCCTCTATCTCGAACTCCTGTGATCCTTCTGTCCCGTTCACTGATCAGACTGATCAAATTATATTTCAAAGATGTTGTGCACATCACGAAGGATGTTACACACATTTCAAGAATATCATGATCGTCCGATCGATAGGAAAACATAGGGACACATGAGTTTGGCGAGAGGATATTATCCTTTAAGAACTTACTAAATTATCCTTTAAGTACATACtaaattttatctttttaataacaagcatataattaacatttaaaatttatcttttaaaaaattaaacgcctacttttttttaaaatatatatatatatatatgatggagATCCATTCAAAGTAATTGAAATTTGAACAACTGAATATTAATACAATAATtagaaaagaataaaataaaaaattatatatatgaaTTGGTCATCTTAAGTGCTGTCTATCTTATcgacaatattttttttttatgtcttGCATTAAGTGTttcgaaaaagaaagaaaacattaATTTATGATTAATTCAATTGCTAGAAATACAATCTAAAATACAACAAAATAGGTCACAACAATGGAGAGACGGGAGAGCCGCCGGAGcaaccactacaagaacgagAAGCCCGCCGCAGCGGTGGCATCCACCGGCTGTTTCCGGTGCTGCTTCTCCCTCCGCCGCCCGACCGCCTCTCCATCCCACCACTCGATCCTGaacccctcctcctcctcctcctcttcgaaCCCGGCGAAACCGCGGCCGGCGCCGCTGTCGTCCCTCTTCCGAGACGGCGAGGCCGCGGCGCACGCCTACTGGCACAGAGCGAAGGAGTTGGAGCGGGAGATACAAAACCTCAACCAGCGGCTCGCGGCAGAGTTGCGCCTCGCGGAATCCCTGAAGAACTCCGCAGTGCGAGAAGAAGACCATCATCAAATGCTGAGGCTCCAAGACGGAAGCTACCTCCATAAGATCAAGAAGCTCGGCCGGCCGTGGGGGAGCCTGGTCATGCAGGTTTCGACGCCGATGGTGGCCGAGAACGCCGTGACCGTCGAGGAGGTGAGATCCCTTTACAGAGCATTAATTCATATAATGCGCAGCAAAGTAGTGATCTTGGGCCGGCGCAGGTTTTGAGCGGCATGGCTTCGTGCAAGAGGGAGGAAGTGTGCAAGTACCTGGAGGAATCGATGCCGTTGCAAGACGTGAGCCCGCACCGATCGGGGGAGATCAGGGGGAAGAAAGTGGCGGAGGGATCGGAGGATGACTTCATGGAGGCTCTGCTTCTGAGCGCGATTGATAAGATGGAAAGTTTGGCGATGGAAGGGCTTCGGATACAGATGGGAACCGGCGGCGGCGGTAACGAGGTAGCCGAGGAGGAGAATCCGGAGAAGGCGGCGATGGCGAACGAGGACCGCGTTGTTCTAGTGGTGCTGATTCAGATCAGGGATCCGAAGGAGAGCTATGAGGCGGTGGGAGAGCTCATGATCGGACTGATCGAGTCAGATGCCGGAGAGGCCGCGGCCGGGAAAAAACTTGAATTGCAGGGGATACACATTGCCGGGATGAAGTGCACGACGGCGGCCGCCGCCGATGGCAGTGACTACATCTGGAGCACGTCGATTAAAGGTTGCAAAGGACTGCACAAAAGCTGCTGCTTGCATCTCGTCAGAAATCCAAACCGTTTTTTCGCACGATAGAAATTGATCGAATTCCAATGGCTGACCAAATGCATCGATCGGTATCTGTCTTCATGAACAAAACCAAGTTTGATTGTGAAaccatttatattaaaaatatgaaaaatcttAGCTTTGATTGTGAGACCCAAAAGAAAAGGTCAACCTGACCATACAATCCCTTGACACAGTGATTTACCAGATCGATCACTTGTCTCTGTCTCTCCCTCACTCCCCCCTTCTTCTGCTCTCGTCCTCTTAGTTCAAGTGTTCCCTCCCTGTTTGTTGGAAATGGAACGGTCCATTTATAGCCTATATATCATCTTCTTCGATTAAATTGCTAGATAGAAAATTCGACCAAACTCTGCACTCAGCGATCTCCATAATTATTCGATTCTTCGGTTTCCATGGCGCGTCGTCTCTTCCTGATTCTCCATTATTTACTCTTCTGTTCTTTGGCGGCCTCTGCCTTCGACGTCACTAGCATCCTCTCGCAGTTCTCTGACTTCTCCACCTTCACTTATCTCCTCGCCCGCACTCGCCTCGCCGACGAGATCAACACCCAGAAGGGCGGCGTCACCGTCCTCACCGTCCAGAACGGCGGATTGCCCATCGCTGCCATGTCCGACCAACCCGACGACGTACTGAAGAAGATCCTCTCCCTCCACGTCATCCTCGACTACTTGGACGCCACCAGGCTCCGCAGGATGTCGACCCACACCGCCATCCTCACCACGCTCTTCCAAGCCTCCGGCCGGGCCTCCGGCTTCGACGGCTTCCTCAACGTTACTGACGTCGACAGAGGCGTCGCGATCAGCTCCGCGGCGCCGGGCTCCCCGCCGGGATCCTACTTCGTCAAGGTCTTGGCGACGCTACCTCAATCCATCTCCGTGCTACAGATCAGTAACGTCATTTTCCCTCCGGAGACGGGCGGCGCTTGGTCCGACGGCGGCAGAGCAGTAAGTCGCCGGTCCCCAGCTCCGGCACCGAATTGGGGACCTACTGCACCGGTGATGGACCCACCGGGCATGGGCGGCGTACCGCCAACGGCCACTTGGTGGTCAAATATCGTGATTCCACCTAGCGGGGAACTTTCGGAGCCACCGAGCACTGAACCAGCGATAATACCGGCATTCTCGCCTGAGAAAACACCTTCCGAGACGCCGTTTTCTCCGAGTACGGCACCTTCTCCGCCGACGCCGGCGTCAATGATCGGATTTCCACCGGGCGAGTCGCCAATCGTGGCGCCTGAACAACCAGATATGCCTACGTGGCCTCATATAACGTCGCCCCCTGACGCTTCCACGCCGACACCGAGCACGGTTGCCGAAGAAGCGCCGCCTGCTGTGTCACCCGACATCGCGCCTAGGCAACCGACGCGGCCCCCCATCGGGTTGCCACCTCGGACATCGCGGCGAACGCCACTGGCACCCGGAATGGCACCGGCTCTGCCGACGCGGCCACCGGGTGGGTCCATCGTCATGGGACCCACTCGACCGCCATCTCAGCATACGCCTGATATTCCACCGCGCAGGGAGCCGAGCATGGGGCCCACGTCACCGCAGCACGTTCAACCGCTGTGGCCGCCCAACATGGCGCCCACCCCATTCGGGTGGCCCATTCCGCGGTCGCCACCTGGCGAAGCGCCTGCCAGATCACAGAGAACGGAGCCCACGGAGTCACCATCTTCCTCCAGTAGATTGCCACCAGGTGCGGCGCCGCCACGGAAGCCACCTCGGATGGGCCCTGCTTCGACGCCAGTTGCCTCGCGAGTGCCGGAAATGGAACCGGTTTCACCGGAGTTTCCCGGCGGGATCGTTAGATTGCCACCTAGCTTAACCCCGTCGGCTAGTCGGCGGCGGCTGATCACGAAACAACCCTCTGAGGGGATGTTGATTGAAACCAACCCGACTTCGACGACGATTGATCCCACATCGCCTCCAAGAACCTCGGAGACACAGGAGGAGCCTCAGGGCGTGGCAAGAGTAAGTGTGGCTTTGGCCATTCTCGCCGTGCTTTTGGGCGCTTTTTGTCTATGAGtcttgttttctttgttttttttttcttttgttgttgTTAATGTAATTTCTATGTATGTGCTGGAGCTTGTAAACAAAACAAATTAATAAAAAACAAGAGAAAAAATAATTGTCTAATTGATTTGTTATTGTAGCATAGTAGACATATAATCATCATGCATATTATCTAACTGGCATATATATCAAAACTATTAAAACAAATATGGTGAtgttataccatttaaaattttaaataattatataaacaatAAGAAGTATGATAATTGGGATTGGGATGTCATTGTCGTTTGCAATCAATTTAGGATCATTATTATGGTATGATCATAAAAGTGGAATTCGATAAGATCAGATAGTCAAAAGTTAAAGGGATGTGACAGTCAACAGTCAGAATAAAAAGAGAGTTAGATCCCTCACGTCATCAACCATGTAATTCCTGGTCCAACAAAGACATAGCAGGTCCCCAAGATCTGAGATATAAGATAGAGTTCGTACTCTTACTGACATGTTCCCTGACTTATCGGACTTCTCCAGCTCGGGCTGTGTAACCAGGCCTGGTACTTTCACTAAGATAACTCCCGGCTGGCCCTTTAGTGACCAAGGCGTGAAAGATGATTTCCTTGCCATAGCTCATCCtcctcatcaagactcaagtcgGGTGTTATATCTGAACGACCAGCTCGAGCTATCCGTAGCTACACCTCGGCAGGGCGGAAAGACTAagcgacaacaatgtcaaggaatCGTAATCTCCTGTTAGGAAATAACTGTCATACGTTAGGAAATATTTCAGTGGTCTGCTATCACCTACAAATGAAACATTTCTTCCACCAATAGGAGGCCAACACTCGACATTTTCTGACAACATGCAATTTCTGAAGGTACGCagcgtcatataaaaagggaggttctcTCCCTTAGCTAGGTAGGCGCACATTTGCACTTgtcttctacagttctttttttccttcgtacactattcttttaagggaaaaagtacctgacttgagcatcggagggtctgcgccggagactttttccctagtttctgaTCTCTAACACTCTGTGTGCTTATTTAAGTGCGCGCAGAGTCTGAGTACCACCAGTTTCGTGACCACTATCCCTGAATTCCACAAGGGGGGTCCGTTTTTCCAGTGCACATACGCTAGGTGTGACAAAGTCacctctccgtcaacaccaacGTCATCTCAGCCGGCCTTCGTCTGACTTAGATTCtgaacaggatcaaatttggcgccgtctgtgggaatctccttcacctgttctggaacgtgacaATGGAGGACACTAGCAAGATCAACGTCACCATGACAGCCGGAGAGTACAAGCTGTTTAAGAAAGCCAAGAGGCGAGCGACTTCCGAAAGGCATACCACTGCTTTATAATCACGCAAGATGCCTGCAGTTTCAAAAGACCTTACCCACGTTTCGGACAGGGGGTCTAAGAGGAAACAACTCGAGGATTTCCCCCGAGCTTTCTACCGCGACCCCTGCCTAGAGTATTATAATAAGAAATAGCAGCATCAGGCCTCCACGGAACTAGAAATCAaaatattgccttaaaggcaaaaaagGACGAACCAGCTTCTAAAACATCCCTCAATGATGATAAAATGTCATTtatggtaaaaaaatttaaatttttttttagatctaataaatgtaatgaagtgcaggccaagaaaagaagaaaaacgaAAGTGAGATGCTATcattacaatgaagaagggcactgCAAAGATAACTATCCAAAACTGAAGAATAAGGATAAAAGACAAACCcatataaaagtataaaaatcTAAAGACGACGTAGGGCAAAACATCATCATCAGAATCAAAGATTGAAGCATATGCTggacttgcgttgatggcaagtcaccaagaagatgacgaAACAAATTTATccgaaatgagtatcgagagcatcgatgaaaggaGAGTAACGTTAGAGGGAAGCAACACTACAAGGGGAGCATCAAATAACGAGATTGATAAGGTAAGTCAGTTACAATCTCTACCTCCTAACAAGTTATACAAGtttattaaaatgttttttaaaatttctgtcaattagaaaatgaaaataaaaaattattaaacgaTAACATAAAACTAAAAGGAactctagcaaaatcttgtcgattagaaaattttgacaaaatgaaaattgaaaataaaaaaataaaagcacaaatagaaaatttaaagaattctGCATGTTTGAATTTCGCTACTTCAAATATTAGAAATTATCGAGAATTAAATTGACATTCTAGAGATATCATAAggatcaaattagaaaattatcataaAAATTTATTCCTAGAAAGTATCTGACTAAtcgaacctatattgggtttcgaaatcatgcttagattaaaatcattatgcatgttttaattttatttaatattttttgtatttttaaatttgttaaaattttcCAATAAATTGGTTTGTATACGTtttgtttgaaattaattaaatcttaattttttcCAAGGAAATGGATTTTATTATCTACTTgtaagaaaatattttgaaattttttgccCGATATATTATTTCTTATCAATTTATGAATgaaatgttggtgcagcggaggccggcaagaggggggtgaattgctgaaaacacaaaataaaaataccctcctcggatttcaactcaattaatgcaatagtaaataaagtaaaggcagaaataaaattaaaccaagcacggaaatagaaattaagtagaaaacaggatttaacctggttacaaccaaggaggttgttaatccagggcagtaagaaaaagctcagtagaaaaatctcctttgctgaaggcggagaagccttttacactttggaagcttagaactattgctaggaatggctacacaatgattgcttgagttgttgttgaattcctagctccaggggcctttttatagctcctggaaagtctatctctagggtccaaggcgccttcaacaaggtttaaggcgcctccaactcgatctgcggataaaactttatccgcagcgcaaacggtcaaactggactgctcaaggcgccttaaacaatcattcaaggcgccttcaatgtgtttaaggcgccttcaaggttactgctacagtaatttcagcctctttgTCTTCTTTTTTccagcttccgaagctccgttcttttgggtgattgcgaccaaccggaatagggctcacccgaacccaattcccggccttctcctcgagcagccttccatcccggcttaacgtccctcgaacgctgcgcacgctcttcacgcccaccggagtactcttccgcagctctctcgtccttcggacgcaccgagcccgtcggctcccttcccgtgccgtccttctcgctagctgcgtcttccgctcgacttcctatgttcctaagctcctgcacactcagacacagggatcaaacacagcaggacctaaccaacttggttgatcacatcaaaactaccacggggtccaacaatctccccctttttgatgtgcatcaacccaagttcaagttagggttaaaatagacataaaaagtaatttaaagaaaaaattactaaactaacaagttaagcataatttttttttttgtaattagtaaaattgcaacactttttataataacagaaatttcaaaattttctaac
This genomic stretch from Zingiber officinale cultivar Zhangliang chromosome 7A, Zo_v1.1, whole genome shotgun sequence harbors:
- the LOC122001911 gene encoding vegetative cell wall protein gp1-like; protein product: MARRLFLILHYLLFCSLAASAFDVTSILSQFSDFSTFTYLLARTRLADEINTQKGGVTVLTVQNGGLPIAAMSDQPDDVLKKILSLHVILDYLDATRLRRMSTHTAILTTLFQASGRASGFDGFLNVTDVDRGVAISSAAPGSPPGSYFVKVLATLPQSISVLQISNVIFPPETGGAWSDGGRAVSRRSPAPAPNWGPTAPVMDPPGMGGVPPTATWWSNIVIPPSGELSEPPSTEPAIIPAFSPEKTPSETPFSPSTAPSPPTPASMIGFPPGESPIVAPEQPDMPTWPHITSPPDASTPTPSTVAEEAPPAVSPDIAPRQPTRPPIGLPPRTSRRTPLAPGMAPALPTRPPGGSIVMGPTRPPSQHTPDIPPRREPSMGPTSPQHVQPLWPPNMAPTPFGWPIPRSPPGEAPARSQRTEPTESPSSSSRLPPGAAPPRKPPRMGPASTPVASRVPEMEPVSPEFPGGIVRLPPSLTPSASRRRLITKQPSEGMLIETNPTSTTIDPTSPPRTSETQEEPQGVARVSVALAILAVLLGAFCL